DNA sequence from the Streptomyces canus genome:
TGGTCTGCACGTACTCGTCGAGGTTCAGGCGCGAGGCACGGCCCACGCTCAGGGTGGCGGCCGTGGTCACGACCTCGATGCAGTCGATCTCGTGCGCTCGCGCGATCGCGTGCAGGATCGGTACGCACGCCTGCCCGCCACAGGTCACCATGCTGATGTCGCGGTGGGAGCCGATGTCCTCCCGGTTGACGGTCGGGACGATCATCTGCCCGACTCTGCTGGGCGTCAGATCGACGATCATCGCCCCGGACGCCGCGAGCTTCTCCGCGTGCTCGGCGTGGAACGACGCGTTGGTGGCGTCGAACACCACGTCGAAGTCCTCCTCGGCGTCGATGAGGGACTGGATGCCCCCGGTCGCCACCGGCAGCCCGCGCCGGGCCGCCCGCCGCAGCTCGGCGGCGTCGTGCCGCCCCGCGACGAGCCGCAGGTCGAGACAGTCTGAGCGCATGATCTTGGTCGCCAGGTCCATACCGATGAGTCCGGCGCCGAGGACCGATACGGACAGCCGTCCAGTTGCTTGCATGTACGGTCGCCTTTCCGTCAAGGTGCGGCGTGATCCGCCCTGGGACCGCCCGCGGAGGCCGGCTGCGGTGGTCCCTACGCGGCCCAGCCTGGAACCGGGGCCTTGCCGACGGCTCGCCGTCGCGCTGACCGGTCGCCGCCGCGGGCGGGGCAAGCGAGGCGGCGAGGTCCTTGCAGGGACGCGGCGACATGCTGTGCGGGCACCACCCCCGGGGGCTTCCCCCGCTACAACGCCAGTCCGTACGCCGCACCTTTAGCATCCGAAGGGGACTGCGAGCCGTGGTCAACCCGATTCATGACGACAACGGTGTCTCTCTGGTCCTGGTGAACAGCGAGAACCGGCACGCTCTGTGGGCCGGCGGCCTCGACGTACCGCCGGGCTGGCGCGTCGCGCACCGGGCGGCGAGCCGCCGGGAGTGCCTGGAGTACATCGGCGCCCACTGGCCTGACATCCGGCCCGCGAGACTCCCGGACGCCGGGAAGGACGCGGGCGCCTGCCTCCACGACCTGTTCGCCGCCCAGGCCGCGCGCACCCCCGGGGCGCCGGCTCTGATCTGGCGGGACCAGGATCTGACGTACCGTCAACTCGATGACGATTCCAGCAAGTTGGCCGCACACCTGCGGCAGCGCGGCGTCGGGCCAGGCGCGTTCGTGGGCCTGTGCGTCGAGCGGTCGCCGCAGATGATCACGGCCCTGCTCGGGGTCCTGAAGACCGGCGCCGCCTACGTGCCCCTCGACCCCGAGTACCCGGTCGAGCGGCTGCGGTACGTCCTGTCCGACACGGGCGCACGCCTGCTCCTGACCCAGGAGCCGCTTCGCCCGCTCTTCCCGGACTACGACGGCGAGATCGTCTGCCTCGACCAGCACCGGCAGGACATCGACGCCCTGCCCACCGCGCCCGCGCCGGACAGCCCCGTCCCGCTGCCGTCGGACGCCGCCTACGTCATCCACACCTCCGGCTCCACGGGCCGCCCCAAGGGCGTCCTGGTGACGCACCGCTCCCTGGCGAACCACAGCTCCGCCGTGAACCGGCACTTCGCGTTCGCCCCCGGCGACCGCGTCCTGCAGTGCAGGCCGCTGAGCTTCGACGCCGCCGCCGAGGAAATCTTCCCGCCGCTCCTGCACGGCGCGGCCCTCGTCCTCGGCAGCGACCCCCTGCGCCAGACGTTCCGGGCCCTGACCCAGCAGGTCATCGACACCGGCACGACCTTCCTGAGCGTGCCCACGGCCTTCTGGCACAGCTGGGTCGCGGAGGAGGACTGTCTGCTGCGGCTGGCCACGGAGTCCGCGCTGCGCACGATGATCGTGGCCGGCGAGAAGGCGGCCCGCCAGGCGCTGCTGACCTGGAAGAAACGGGTCGGCGAGGACATCCGCTGGTTCAACGTCTACGGCCCCACCGAGGGCACCATCACCACGACGGTCCACGAGCCGGGCGCCGACTGGGAGGCCGGCGAGTACGGCTCCGTCCCGATCGGCCGCCCCATCGACAACGTCCGCACGTACGTCCTCGACGACGCCCTGCGGCCGGTCCCGGCGGGAACGCCGGGCGAGCTGTTCATCGGCGGGGCGGGCGTGGCCGTCGGCTACCTCAACGCGCCGCAGACCACCGCCGAGCGGTTCCTGCCCGACCCCTTCTCCGGCGTGCCCGGCAGCCGGCTCTACCGCACCGGGGACCTGGTGCGCGCGGACGCCGACGGCTGCCTGGAGTTCCTCGGCCGCCGGGACCACCAGGTGAAACTGCGCGGCTACCGCATCGAACTCGGCGAGATCGAGACCGTGCTCGCCGAGCACCGGGACGTCCGGTCGTGCGTCGCCCAGGTGACCGGCGACGGCCCCGACAGCACCCTCGTGTGCTTCGTGACCGCCGACGAGCGGACCGCACCGCCGGCCGCCGAACTGATCGCCCACCTGCGGAGCCGGCTGCCCTGGTACATGATCCCGACGGCCGTCCACGTCCTGGACGCCTTCCCCATGACCCCCAACGGAAAGATCGACCGGGCCGCCCTGCTCGCCCTCGAACCCGACGACGACGGCGAGGCCGTCCACATCGCGCCGCGCACCCCCGTGGAAGCGGTCCTGGCGGACATCTGGGACGACATCCTCGGCCGCCGCGGCATCAGCGTCGACGCCGACTTCTTCCAGGTGGGCGGACACTCCCTGCTCGCCGCGAGCCTCATCGCCCGCATCCGCGCCCGGTTCGACGTCGCCATGACGGCCCGCGTGCTGTTCGAGTCCCCGACCATCGCCGGGCTCGCCGAAGCCGTCACCCGGGCGACCGGCGACAGCGCGGCGGACCGCGCCGGGCGGAGCTGACCGGCGGTGGCACCGCGACAGATCGCCGCCGCGCGGCCCGACAGCCCCTGGCTGCGCACCTTCGGGCCGCCGGAGCCTTCGGCCCCGGCCCGGCTCGTGTGCTTCCCGCACGCCGGGGGCGCGGCCAGCTACTTCCGGGACTGGGGCGGCCGGGACCTCGCCGGGGCCGAGGTGTGGGCCGTCCAGTACCCGGGCCGCGAGAACCGGATCCGGGAGGAGTTCCCGCCCGACCTGCACACCCTCGCCGACCAGGTCACCGAGGAGCTGCGCGGACTCCTCGACCGGCCCGCCGTCTTCTTCGGGCACAGCATGGGCGCGGTCGTCGGCTACGAGGTCCTGCGCCGCCTCACGGCCGGCAGCCGGGGCGGCGCCGTACGCCACCTCGTGGTCTCGGGGTGCGGCGCCCCCCACCGGGTGCGCCCCTTCGCCGGACAGGAAGGCGCCCACCTCCTGGACGACGACCGGCTCGTGGCCCTCCTCAAGGAGCTGGGCTCCGGCAACGCGGGCCTGCTGGACGACCCGGACATGCGCTCGGCCTTCCTGCCGGCGGTTCGCGGCGACTACCGCATCGTCCAGTCCTACGTCCCGCGCGCCGGCGGCCCGCCCCTGCGGACCGACGTCACCGCGTTCGTGGGCCGCCAGGACGAGGCGGTCGGCGTCGGCGACGCGGGCGCCTGGGCCGGCGCGACCCGGGGCCGCTTCACGCTCCGCACCTTCCCCGGCGGCCACTTCTACCTGGGAGAACACCCGGACGACGTCCTGCACGCCCTGCGCGAGGTCCTCCGTCCCGCCACCACGATCGACACCGGGAGAGCTGATGAACGTTGACGTGTCCGACCCGCTCCTGTATCGGGACTCCGACCCCGGACCGGTCTGGTCGCGGTTGCGCGCCGAACACCCCGTCTACCGCAACGAGCGGGCCAACGGGGAGCACTTCTGGGCGGTGATGACCCACGGCCTGTGCACGGACATGCTGACCGACCCCCGCGTGTTCAGCTCCCAGAACGGGATGCGCCTCGACTCCGACCCGCAGGTCCTCGCCGCCGCGGCCGGCAAGATGCTCAACATCACCGACCCGCCCCGGCACGACAAGATCCGCAAGGTCGTCAGCTCGGCGTTCACCCCGCGCATGGTGAGCCGGCTGGAGGCCACCATGCGCAGGACGGCCGCCAAGGCCATCGACGAGGCGCTGGCCGCAGGGGAGTGCGAGTTCACGCGCGTCGCCCAGAAACTGCCGGTCTCGGTCATCTGCGACATGCTCGGCGTCGCGCCCGCCGACTGGGACTTCATGGTCGAGCGCACCCGCTTCGCCTGGAGCTCCACCGCCCTCGACGAGACCGAGGAGGCGCGCAAGATCCAGGCCCACACCGAGATCCTGCTCCACTTCCAGGACCTCGCCGCGCAGCGCAGGCGGGAGCCGAAGGACGACCTCATGAGCGCCCTGGTGTGCGGCGAGATCGACGGCGCCCCGCTGACCGACCAGGAGATCCTCTACAACTGCGACGCCCTGGTCTCCGGCGGCAACGAGACGACCCGGCACGCCACTGTCGGCGGACTGCTCGCCCTCATCGACAACCCGGACCAGTGGCACCGCCTGCGCGACGAGCCCGCCCTCATGCCCTCGGCGATCCAGGAGATCGTGCGCTACACCTCGCCCGTCATGCACGCGCTGCGCACCGCGACCGAGGACGTCGAGTTCGGCGGCGAGCTGATCAGCGCCGGGGACCACGTCGTCGCGTGGCTGCCCTCGGCCAACCGCGACGAGAAGGTCTTCGACGACCCTGACCGCTTCGACATCGAGCGCGAACCCAACCGCCATCTGGGCTTCATCCAGGGCAACCACTACTGCATCGGCTCCTCGCTCGCCAAGCTCGAACTCACGGTGATGTTCGAGGAACTCCTGGCGCGGGTCGAGGTCGCCGAACTCGCCGGCCAGGTCCGCCGCCTGCGCTCGAACCTGCTGTGGGGGTTCGACTCGCTTCCCGTGAAATTCGTTCCGAGGGCCTGAGGAGAGCTGCCCCATGACCGCGCCGACCACCCCCTCGATCGACAAGTACCTCGGCACCAACGTCCGTCTGCTGCCCCAGACCGACCAACTGTGCGCCCTGCACACCGCGATCCGCGACCGGGACGCCCGCCGCGAGGACTTCGTCCGCTACTCGCGCCGGATCATCCGCCTGCTGATCGAGGCGGGCATGGACCTGCTCCCCTTCGAGCCGCACGAGGTCCGCACCCCGACCGGCGCCGCCTACCAGGGGCTGCGCTTCGCCTCCGGGCTGTGCGGGGTCACCGTGGTGCGCGCCGGGGAGAGCATGGAGGGCGAACTGCGGGACGTCTGCCCGGGGATCAGGATCGGGAAGATCCTCATCCAGCGGGACGAGACGACCAAAGAGGCCCGCCTCTACTACACCGCCCTGCCCGCCGACATCGCCCGGCGGCACGTCCTGCTCCTCGATCCGGTCATGGCGACCGGCGGGACCGCGCTGGCGGCGCTGCGGGTGCTGACCGACCTCGGCGTGCCCGAGGAGAACATCGTCTTCGTCAACTTCATCACCGTCCCCGAGGGCATCACCGCCGTCTGCGAGCAGTACCCGCGGGTGCGGATCGTGACCTCCGCCATCGAGGAGCGGCTGACCGAGGACGCGTGGATGCTGCCCGGCATCGGGGACTTCGGGGACCGCTACTTCGGCACGGACGCCTGACGCGTGCGCGGCCGGCTTCCCCGACCGGCCTGGAAGACCGTGACACGACGACTGATCGAAGGATGCACATGAAGGCCGAACAGGGGCCGTTTCTCCTGCTGAACACCAAGGAGATCGTCTCGCGCCTGCACGAGTGGTTCCCTGACGCCGCGCGGGAGCTGGTCGTGGTGACCACGAGAGCGGACATCCCCTCCGCCGAAATAGCCGCGTACGCACAGCGCTTCCTCCACCTGGAGGTGGTGCCCAACCTCTGGGAGCTGCCGGACGACGAACTCGTGAACCTCGCCCGGCGGTTCGGCGTACGCCGGATCCTGTCGCTCGGCGAGCGCGAGGTGCTGCGCGCGGCGCGCATGCGGGCCGAACTCGGCCTGCCCGGCCAGAGCCTCGCCTCGGCCACGGCGTACCGGGACAAGCACGTCATGAAGTCGACCCTGGCGGCTGCGGGCATCGACGTCGCCCCCATGCGCAAGTTCCGGTCCAACGACGAACTCGCCGAGTTCACGTGGAAGGTCGGCTTCCCGGTCGTCGTCAAGGAACTCGACTCCGGCGCGTCGAACGGCACCGTGGTCCTGATGGACGAAGAGGACCTGCGCGCCCTCCCGGAGCGTGCCACCGGAACCCCCCGGCTGGCCGAAGCCTGGGTCGAGGGCGACTTCTACCACGTCAACGGCCTCATGAAGGACGGCGAGGTGGTGCTGGCGGTGCCCTCCCGCAACCTGTACTCCGACTGGTTCTCGGTCGCCTACGACGCCCCGACCATGACGGGGATGATGCCCGACGAGCACCCCCTGTCCGAGCGGCTGCGCAGCACCGCGCGGCAGGTCGTGGCCGCGCTGCCCGCCGTACCCGACCTGTGCGCCTTCCACCTCGAACTGTTCCACACCGCCGACGACCGCGTGGTCGTCTGCGAGATCGCCTGCCGGGCGGGCGCGGCCCTCGTCACCGACGTCCACGAAACCGTGCTGGGGATGAACTTCTACGGCGCGAGCCTGCTCGGCCAGGCCGGACGCGGTGACCAGGTCGAGATCCGCCCGACCGGCGAACGGCTCGGCTTCGTCTGGTTCCCGCCGGCCAAGGGAGTCCTGCGCGCGCTGCCCGACACGTGCCCGCTGCCGGGGACGGTGAGCTACCGGCCCTGCGGCGACGTCGGACGCCTCTACGGCAGCTCCCCCGGACTCGGCCGGCCCGTCGCCGAGATGGTCTTCCGGCTCACCGAGCCGGACACCGGGGCGGAGCTGCGGCGGATCGAGGAGTGGTGGGACGACAACGTCGTCTGGGAGCACCGGACCAACGCGGTGCCCGAGCGCTGGAAGACGCCCCGAAGGAAGCCGGCCGACGCGTAGCGGCCCGGCGATCGGACCGGAGGACCCGTGTACGAACTGCTGAAGACGATCATGATCGAGGAGCTGGAGGTGGAGGCCGACCAGGTGTCCCCGGACGCGAGCCGCGAGGACGCGGGCCTGGACTCCCTCGCCACCTTCGAACTCTCCCTGGCGCTCAGCCAGCGCCTCGGCGTCACCATCGCCGACGAGGACCTGTTCGGCCTCAAGACACTGGCGGACATCGCCGAGTTCCTGGAGAAGCGCACCGGAGGGGGAGCTCCCCAGGACGCCGGACTCGCCCGGCTGCTCGGCGGCGAGGACGGCTTCCACCCCGACCGCCCCGCCCCCGCCCACCAACTCGCCCGCAACGAAACCCCGTTTCAGCCCCCCGAGTCCGTGCTGGACGCGATCACCCGCGCCGCCACCGAGGCCAACCGGTACCCGGACCCGGCCTGCGGAGAGCTGCGCGCCGCACTCGCCCGGCACTACGACCTCTCCCCGGACCGCGTCGCGGTGGGCGCCGGATCGATCACGCTCCTCCAGGCGCTGCTCACGGTGACCGCCGAACCGGAAGCAGCCGTCGCCTACTCGTGGCCGTCCTTCGACGGCTACGAGGTGCTCGCGGACCTCGCCGGATTCCGCACGGTACGCGTCCCGCTGGCCGAGGACGGGCACGACCTCGACGCCCTGGCCGCGGCGGTCGACGAGCACACCCGCCTGGTGCTGCTCTGCAACCCCAACAACCCCACCGGCACCGCGTCGGGCGAGGCCGACCTCCTGCGGTTCCTCGACGCCGTCCCGCGCACGTGCCTGGTCGTGCTCGACGAGGCGTACTGCGAATACGCGCGGGACCCCGGCCTCGGTGCCCGGCTGCTCACCTCGTGGCCGAACCTGCTCGTCGCCCGCACCTTCTCCAAGGCGTACGGCCTCGCCGGCCTGCGCGTCGGCTACCTGCTCGCGGAGCCCGGCCTGATCTCCCGCGTCCAGCGCATGGTGATGCCGTTGAGCGTCAGCGACGTCGCCCAGGCCGCCGCCGTCGCGTCGCTGGCGGCGGAGAAGGAGCTCCTCGGCCGCGTCCAGGACACGGCCGCCGAACGGGACCGCGTCCGCGCCGCGCTGCTCGCCCTGGGATTCGACGTGCCGCCCTCGCAGGCGAACTTCCTCTGGCTGCCGCTCGGCGCTCGTGCCCAGGAGTTCGCCGCCGCGTGCGCGTCGGCCGGAGTCGACGTACGGCCCTATCCGGGTGACGGCGTGCGCGTGACGACAGGAACCGCTGAGGACAATGACGCGTTCCTGGCAGCGGCCGAGATGAACCGCCCGTGAATTCTGTTTCCCGTGGAAACGGAAGGACATTCGTCGTGACCAGTGTTTCGTCGGATTCCCACATGTGGAACCTCGTTTTTCTCCAGTTATTGCTTGAGGAGAACGGCGGACAGGTGGTCAACCTCGGCGCGTGCACTCCGGACGAACTGGTCATGTCCGAATGCCTCAGAATCCGTCCGGACGCCTTGGTCATCAGCACGGTCAACGGGCACGGCCATATCGACGGCCTACGGCTGATCAGAAAGATTCGCGGGCATTCGGGGCTCGCCTCCATGAAAGTCGTCATCGGGGGAAAGCTCGGCATCCACGGTTCCCGGCACGCGGGGTCCCGGGCGGAACTGGTCGCGAACGGCTTCGACGCGGTGTTCGAGGCGGACGCCGATCTCGACCGGTTCCTCGGCTGCCTCGGACTGGGCACGCCCGCGCCGAAACACGTCGCCTCTACGGAAATCCGGAGTACCTGATGGCACCTCCTACCGGACCCGGACGCTTCACCCGGTTCGTCCGGCGGGCGTCGAGCGAAGGGAAACTGGTCGTCCAGCCGCGCATGGGGTTCGGCACGGTCGAGCAGATGCGCGCGGGACTCGATGCGGTCCGGGACGTCGACGCGGCCACGGTGGGCACCATCACCGTCGACAGCTACACACGGGTGAACGATCACGCCTCGGCCCTTCTCGCTCTGGAGAAGGGCGCGGACCTCAACGGGTTCCCGCTGGTGGCCCACGGCGCGGCGGTGACCCGCGAGGTGCTCGCCGGGATCGCGGGCGACGACTTCCCGGTGCAGGTGAGGCACGGCTCGGCGTTGCCCCGCGAGTTGTTCGAGGGACTGGTGGCGGCCGGCGCCGACGCCACCGAAGGCGGCCCTGTCTCCTACTGTCTGCCGTACAGCCGCGTCCCTCTGGCACAAGCCGTCGACGCCTGGGCGGAATGCTGCGAGATGCTCGCGGGAATCAGCGAACCGGTGCATCTGGAGAGTTTCGGCGGCTGCATGCTGGGACAGTTGTGCCCGCCGAGCCTGCTGATCTCCCTGAGCATTCTGGAAGGCTTGTTCTTCCGCGAACACGGACTGCGGGACATTTCCGTCAGCTACGCCCAGCAGACGAATCAGCAACAGGACATCGAGGCGATCCACGCCCTGCGCGCCCTGGCGAAGGAATGGCTCGGAGACACCGACTGGCACGCCGTCCTGTACACCTACATGGGCGTTTATCCCCGCAGCCGAAAGGGGGCGTACGGGCTGCTCGAAGCGAGTGCGAGGCTCGCCGCCAGATCCGGGACCGAGCGGCTGATCGTCAAGACCGCGGTGGAGGCCAGCAGAATCCCGTCGATCACGGAGAACGTCGACGCCCTGGAACGCGCCGCGAGGGCGGCCGAGCGGGAGGCGGTGGCCGAACCGGCCGGAATTCCGGACTCCGGGATCTACGAGGAGGCCCAGGCGATCATCACGCACACGCTGACCCTCGGCAGCGATGTCGGAAAGGCGCTCGTCCGCGCCTTCGCCCTCGGGCACCTCGACATCCCGTTCTGCCTGCACCAGGACAACGCGAACCGCTGCCGGGCCCGTATCGACGACCGTGGCCGGCTCACCTGGGCCGACCCCGCAGGGGTGCCGATTCCCCGGGCGCGCGATCTGGCCAGGAACCGGCAGCGACTCACCGCCCGGGGCCTCCTCGACATGCTCAGTTACAACGAACGGCGCTACGACCACCCGTCCCGGACCAGCCACCCTCGTTGACGGGCCGCACGGCGAGGAAGATCACGAACTAGGGTTGGAGCGTTCGAGATCCTCCTACCGGGACCAGTGAAGATGAGAGAAGACCAGGATCATCACGTGCGGTTCGCGGTCCTGGGGTCGGTCAAAGTGTGGCGGAGAGGCGCCGAGTTATCCCTCGGGCCACCGAAGCAGCGCGCCTTACTGGCGTTGCTCCTGCTGCACGCCGGAGAGACCGTCGGCCTGAGCCAGATCGTCGACGTCCTGTGGCACGGTGACCCTCCGAACAGCGCCGTGAACGTCGTCCACCGCCACATCGGCTCCTTGCGGAAACTGCTGGAGCCCGACCTCCCGCCCCGCGCCCCGGGCGCCGTGCTGGTGCGCCGCGCCGGGGGGTACGGCATCGACGCCGACGCCACCACCCTCGACCTGCTGCGCTTCCGTGAACTTCGCGCCCGCGCCCGCGACGCCGCCGACGACGGAGAGGTGAGCGCCGCCGCCGAGCTCTACACCCAGGCCCTCTCCCTCTGGCGCGGA
Encoded proteins:
- a CDS encoding acetaldehyde dehydrogenase (acetylating), with amino-acid sequence MQATGRLSVSVLGAGLIGMDLATKIMRSDCLDLRLVAGRHDAAELRRAARRGLPVATGGIQSLIDAEEDFDVVFDATNASFHAEHAEKLAASGAMIVDLTPSRVGQMIVPTVNREDIGSHRDISMVTCGGQACVPILHAIARAHEIDCIEVVTTAATLSVGRASRLNLDEYVQTTQDAIRWFTGVEDVKALVNISPARPAATFRVAMYLRGRDLTTDSVRALVTRAADEIRTYVKGFGVSVCTVNDSTAFVSVEVTASGDRLPHYAGNLDIINSAAIQAAECYAADRLALAGRETA
- a CDS encoding amino acid adenylation domain-containing protein gives rise to the protein MVNPIHDDNGVSLVLVNSENRHALWAGGLDVPPGWRVAHRAASRRECLEYIGAHWPDIRPARLPDAGKDAGACLHDLFAAQAARTPGAPALIWRDQDLTYRQLDDDSSKLAAHLRQRGVGPGAFVGLCVERSPQMITALLGVLKTGAAYVPLDPEYPVERLRYVLSDTGARLLLTQEPLRPLFPDYDGEIVCLDQHRQDIDALPTAPAPDSPVPLPSDAAYVIHTSGSTGRPKGVLVTHRSLANHSSAVNRHFAFAPGDRVLQCRPLSFDAAAEEIFPPLLHGAALVLGSDPLRQTFRALTQQVIDTGTTFLSVPTAFWHSWVAEEDCLLRLATESALRTMIVAGEKAARQALLTWKKRVGEDIRWFNVYGPTEGTITTTVHEPGADWEAGEYGSVPIGRPIDNVRTYVLDDALRPVPAGTPGELFIGGAGVAVGYLNAPQTTAERFLPDPFSGVPGSRLYRTGDLVRADADGCLEFLGRRDHQVKLRGYRIELGEIETVLAEHRDVRSCVAQVTGDGPDSTLVCFVTADERTAPPAAELIAHLRSRLPWYMIPTAVHVLDAFPMTPNGKIDRAALLALEPDDDGEAVHIAPRTPVEAVLADIWDDILGRRGISVDADFFQVGGHSLLAASLIARIRARFDVAMTARVLFESPTIAGLAEAVTRATGDSAADRAGRS
- a CDS encoding thioesterase II family protein; translated protein: MAPRQIAAARPDSPWLRTFGPPEPSAPARLVCFPHAGGAASYFRDWGGRDLAGAEVWAVQYPGRENRIREEFPPDLHTLADQVTEELRGLLDRPAVFFGHSMGAVVGYEVLRRLTAGSRGGAVRHLVVSGCGAPHRVRPFAGQEGAHLLDDDRLVALLKELGSGNAGLLDDPDMRSAFLPAVRGDYRIVQSYVPRAGGPPLRTDVTAFVGRQDEAVGVGDAGAWAGATRGRFTLRTFPGGHFYLGEHPDDVLHALREVLRPATTIDTGRADER
- a CDS encoding cytochrome P450; the protein is MNVDVSDPLLYRDSDPGPVWSRLRAEHPVYRNERANGEHFWAVMTHGLCTDMLTDPRVFSSQNGMRLDSDPQVLAAAAGKMLNITDPPRHDKIRKVVSSAFTPRMVSRLEATMRRTAAKAIDEALAAGECEFTRVAQKLPVSVICDMLGVAPADWDFMVERTRFAWSSTALDETEEARKIQAHTEILLHFQDLAAQRRREPKDDLMSALVCGEIDGAPLTDQEILYNCDALVSGGNETTRHATVGGLLALIDNPDQWHRLRDEPALMPSAIQEIVRYTSPVMHALRTATEDVEFGGELISAGDHVVAWLPSANRDEKVFDDPDRFDIEREPNRHLGFIQGNHYCIGSSLAKLELTVMFEELLARVEVAELAGQVRRLRSNLLWGFDSLPVKFVPRA
- the upp gene encoding uracil phosphoribosyltransferase, encoding MTAPTTPSIDKYLGTNVRLLPQTDQLCALHTAIRDRDARREDFVRYSRRIIRLLIEAGMDLLPFEPHEVRTPTGAAYQGLRFASGLCGVTVVRAGESMEGELRDVCPGIRIGKILIQRDETTKEARLYYTALPADIARRHVLLLDPVMATGGTALAALRVLTDLGVPEENIVFVNFITVPEGITAVCEQYPRVRIVTSAIEERLTEDAWMLPGIGDFGDRYFGTDA
- a CDS encoding ATP-grasp domain-containing protein; protein product: MKAEQGPFLLLNTKEIVSRLHEWFPDAARELVVVTTRADIPSAEIAAYAQRFLHLEVVPNLWELPDDELVNLARRFGVRRILSLGEREVLRAARMRAELGLPGQSLASATAYRDKHVMKSTLAAAGIDVAPMRKFRSNDELAEFTWKVGFPVVVKELDSGASNGTVVLMDEEDLRALPERATGTPRLAEAWVEGDFYHVNGLMKDGEVVLAVPSRNLYSDWFSVAYDAPTMTGMMPDEHPLSERLRSTARQVVAALPAVPDLCAFHLELFHTADDRVVVCEIACRAGAALVTDVHETVLGMNFYGASLLGQAGRGDQVEIRPTGERLGFVWFPPAKGVLRALPDTCPLPGTVSYRPCGDVGRLYGSSPGLGRPVAEMVFRLTEPDTGAELRRIEEWWDDNVVWEHRTNAVPERWKTPRRKPADA
- a CDS encoding histidinol-phosphate transaminase, which produces MYELLKTIMIEELEVEADQVSPDASREDAGLDSLATFELSLALSQRLGVTIADEDLFGLKTLADIAEFLEKRTGGGAPQDAGLARLLGGEDGFHPDRPAPAHQLARNETPFQPPESVLDAITRAATEANRYPDPACGELRAALARHYDLSPDRVAVGAGSITLLQALLTVTAEPEAAVAYSWPSFDGYEVLADLAGFRTVRVPLAEDGHDLDALAAAVDEHTRLVLLCNPNNPTGTASGEADLLRFLDAVPRTCLVVLDEAYCEYARDPGLGARLLTSWPNLLVARTFSKAYGLAGLRVGYLLAEPGLISRVQRMVMPLSVSDVAQAAAVASLAAEKELLGRVQDTAAERDRVRAALLALGFDVPPSQANFLWLPLGARAQEFAAACASAGVDVRPYPGDGVRVTTGTAEDNDAFLAAAEMNRP
- a CDS encoding cobalamin B12-binding domain-containing protein; the encoded protein is MTSVSSDSHMWNLVFLQLLLEENGGQVVNLGACTPDELVMSECLRIRPDALVISTVNGHGHIDGLRLIRKIRGHSGLASMKVVIGGKLGIHGSRHAGSRAELVANGFDAVFEADADLDRFLGCLGLGTPAPKHVASTEIRST
- a CDS encoding methylaspartate mutase: MAPPTGPGRFTRFVRRASSEGKLVVQPRMGFGTVEQMRAGLDAVRDVDAATVGTITVDSYTRVNDHASALLALEKGADLNGFPLVAHGAAVTREVLAGIAGDDFPVQVRHGSALPRELFEGLVAAGADATEGGPVSYCLPYSRVPLAQAVDAWAECCEMLAGISEPVHLESFGGCMLGQLCPPSLLISLSILEGLFFREHGLRDISVSYAQQTNQQQDIEAIHALRALAKEWLGDTDWHAVLYTYMGVYPRSRKGAYGLLEASARLAARSGTERLIVKTAVEASRIPSITENVDALERAARAAEREAVAEPAGIPDSGIYEEAQAIITHTLTLGSDVGKALVRAFALGHLDIPFCLHQDNANRCRARIDDRGRLTWADPAGVPIPRARDLARNRQRLTARGLLDMLSYNERRYDHPSRTSHPR